The nucleotide window GGGGTGATCGCCGCGTCTCCGATCAGCACGAACCGTCCGACCCTCATGGTGGGCACGTCGCCGTCGGCGATCACGGTGACGAACGGTTCCGCCGCGGCATGCACCAGTTCCGCGAACGGGTCGATCAGCTCTTCTTTCGCGCGCTGGCGGAACTCGGCGAGGACCTCCGATCGCAGGCCCGCGTGGTGGACTGAGACTGGCCGGCGTATTCCATTGACGTCGGTCATCAGTTCGTCGAGCGCCGGGCCCTCGTCGACGTTCCAGTACCACTGGAAGTTGAGTCCGCGGGTCACGGAGCCGTCGGCACCCGTCACCGGGATGGGGTAGGCGATGAGATGCCCGTCGTCGAGCAGCCCGTAGGTGAACGCCTCGTCGAAGTAGGCCCACGTCTCGTCGGACACCTTGTCCCGGTCGGCCACTCCGCGCCATGTGACATAGCCGGCGTACTCGGGCTGCAGTCCCAGCAGTCGCTGCCGTGCCGTGGAAAAGCCCCCGTCGGCGCACACCACGAGGTCGGCTTCGACCCGTTCCCCGGACGCGAACCGCAGCTCGGCGCGGTCGGCGTTCTGGTCGAGGCCGATCAAGGTTCGGCCGCAGTGGTAGCGCTCCCGACCGAAGGACGACAGCAGCCCCTGGTACAGGGAGTTGTACGAGGTGAAGCGCCAGTCGGCCGGCACTTCCCCCTGGAGCACTCCACTGTCGGCCCGGCGGTATCGCATCACGTCCGACGACACGCTGATCTGCTCAAGGGTGGTGGGGGTCCGCTCCAGCAGATAGCGCACCAGTTCGGGCTGTACGACGATCCCGGTGCCCAGGCCCGACAAAGGGGCCGGTGACCGCTCGTACACGTCCACCTCGAAGTCGGCCTCGCGCAGCAGGGCCGCTGCGTGCAGCCCCGCCAGAGAGCCTCCGACGACTGCGATTCTCATGACGTGCCGCCGTCCGCTGTGGAGACGGGACGCAGCGGCAGCGCCAGCGGGCGCAGGGGAGCTCCGCTGGCGCCGCGGAGACGGATCGGCGCCGCGATCAGACAGAGCTCGGTGTGACCGTCACGCGAGAGCTCCTCAAGGTTCAGCAGCTCGATCATCGGCACACCAGCCTCGGCGAGGAAGTGGCAATGGCCGGGCAGCCAGTTGTCCTCGTGCTCCGAGGGACCGACCTCGATACACTCCTGGTCCGCGCCCACTGCGGCGATCCCCTGAGCGGTGAGCCAGCGTGCGGCCTCCAGACCGAGCCCGGGCGGGTTGCCGAGAACCTTGGTCTTGTCGGGCCAGTACGCCATCCGGCCTGTGCGGATCAAAGCCACCTCGCCCTGCTTGAGCTCGGTACCGGCCGAGTCCAGGCAGGCGCGCAGGTCATCCACGGTGATCGCATAGGACGGGGGCAGACACTCCACGCCCTTGAGCCCGGCCACGTCGAAGAGGACGGCACGTGTGATGATCGGCGGGATCTGCTCGGCGCCGCCCTTGGTCCAGTGCCGGCTCCCCAAATGCTCATCCGGGGTGAAGCCGTTGTAGATCTTGCCGTCCACACCAAAGTGGTTAAGCGCGTCGATGTGTGTTCCGGTGTGGGTGTACATGAACACCACGTCGCCGGAGTAGCAGACGTGGCGGTTGGTCTCCTCGCCGACGCCGTTGAGATTGTCGACCGCCGTACCGGCCGGCGTGTGACTCATGTAGATCTGGTAGGCGGGGTCGCCGGCGGCCTGGAAGCTCGGCATGCCCACGAAGTAGTCGACGCTGAGGTCGTACACGTGGCGGCCGTCCGCCCGGGCCAGTACCTCGGCCTGCGCCAAGGGCGACAGCAGGTTCAGTGCACCGAGCTGGTCGTCGGGGCCCCAGGGGCTTGAGGCGACCCGGATTCCGGCGCGGGACGGCGAAGGGGTGGTGGTCACGCGGCCGACTCCTTCTCGAAGTCGACGACGGCCCGTTCGGCAAGCTTGGGCAGCAGCTTGTCGACCACCTCGGCGTGCAGCGGGTCGACGGAGTAGTCCTCCAGGCCCTGCCAGTCGTCGAAGTCGTTGATGAGCACGCCGTCCCACGGGGTGCCGTTGTCGCCCGGGTCGCCGGTGTGCTTGCCCAGCTCCCAGCTCCGCAGGCTCGGCAGACCCTTGAGCGTGTTCAGCAGGGCGACGACCTCTTCCGGGTCGTTGCCGTCGGCTACCTGCCACATGAAAACGTGCCTGATCACGAGCGTTCCTCCTTGGGCGGGGTGTCCCATTCCTTGGGCGGGATGCGATCAGTTTTCGGTCTGCAGGGCCGGTGCCACAGTGCACCTCGGTACAAGAGGCGGCGCCGATTTGTCGGAGTGCGGAAAGGCGGATGCGTCACGTGCCTCAGCCCTTGCCGCCCGACGGATACGGACTGGGGTCCGCTTCGCCGTCAGCCCCGGCGGACTCGCCGGCCAGGGCGAGCTGTGCGGCCTCGACGATCTGCTGGTAACCCGTGCACCGGCAGAGGTTGCCGGAGATGACCTCGCGCACCTCGTCGTCCGTGAGCTTGACGCCTGCGTCCACCACCGGTTGGAGCGTCATGAGGAAGCCGGGTGTGCAGAAGCCGCACTGCAGGCCGTGACAGGCACGGAACGCCTCCTGGAGGGGGTTGAGCTCCCCGTCCTCAGCCAGGTCCTCCACCGTGCGGACGCTGTGCCCGTCGGCCTGGACGGCCAGCATCAGGCAGGCTCGGACCGGCTCACCGTCAAGGAGGACGGTACAAGCGCCGCACACGCCGTGCTCACAGCCGACGTGGGTCCCGGTCAGCCGCAGGTCGTGACGGATGAAGTCGGACAACAAGAGCCTGGGCTCGACGCTGCGCGCGTACCGCTGCCCGTTGACCTCGACCTCGATGTGCCTGCTCATGCCAGCGCCTCCTTCGCGGTGTTCGTCGCGCCCCTCAGGGCACGCATCGCCATCTCGGCGATCACGGTGGTGCGGTAACCGACGTCCCCGTGCAACGTGGGCGGGGGACTGATGTCCGCGGTCGCCTCATGTGCCGCAGCGCGGACCGACTCAGCGGTGACCGGTGATCCGACCAGGGCGGCACGCGCCCCGGCGCCCGCCTCGACAGGAGTCCCCCCGGCACCGAGCAGACCGATCCGGACGTCGGTGCAGACACCGTCCGCGTCCAGTTCGACGATGGCCGCCGCACCCCCGATGGCGTAGTCGCCATGCCGCCGTGCGAACTCCCGGAAAGAGCTCGCCCGGGCCCGATCGTGGCGCCGCGGAGTGATCGGTAGGGATACCTCAGTGATGATCTCGTCCGGCTCCAGGGTCGTCGTGTAGATGGACAGGAAGAAGTCTCTGGCGGCGATCTCGCGCTCGCCACGGATCGAGCACGCCGTGAAGCGCGCGTCGGAGAGCAGCATGACGAGGGGTACCTCGGCGGCGGGGTCCGCGTGCGCGACGGTGCCGCCGATGGTTCCGCGATTGCGCACCTGCGGGTGCGCGACGAAGCGCATGGCCTGGGCAAGGAGGGGGTGGTGCTCCGCGACGTCAGGGCTGTGCTCCACCGTGCTGTGGCGGGTCAGTGCCCCGATGCGCAACGTGTCGCCGTCGACGCGTACGTATTCCAGATCGACCAGGCGATTCAGATCGACGAGCATCGCAGGAGAAGCGAAGCGCAGGTTCAACAGCGGTATGAGGCTCTGGCCTCCGGCCAGTGGCTTGGCGTCGTCGCCCGCATCGGCGAGCACGGCGAGGGCGGAGTCGAGCGACTCCGGTGACTCGTATGCGAACGGTGGTGGCTTCACGGTTGCCTCTCCAATGGGGCTGAGTACGAGGCGTGTGGGCGGCGCGCACCCCACGCGTGTAGGTAGGTGCCCCGGCTTTCAGCGGGGCGTGGATTCGCCCACGGTGCGGCATGTCGCGGGGCGGGGGAACTTCGCTTTCCGTCAACAGCGGCATGCGGTTGTGCCGATTCCTGAGGGCTGTTACAGGAGAGGCCCGAGGAGGGGCGCTTCGGCGGGCGCTTCCGGGTCTGTGTCGCTCTGGGACTCCAGGAGTTCGAAGAGCCGCAGCGCCACGGAGAGCTCGTCCCGACGCGCGGAGACCGACACGCCGAGCCATTTCTCGATGGAACGCAGTCGGTAGGCAACCGTGCGCTCGTGCACGCCGATGACCGTGGCGGTGGATGCCGCGTTCTGACCGCTGGCGAAATAGGCGCGCAGAGTGGTACGCAGCACCCGGGCCCGCTCACCGGTCGCGTGCAACGGGCCCAGTTCCTGGAAGACGAAGTCGCGCGCTGCCGTGAGATCACGCAGCACGAGGGCTTCCAGGGCGACATCGTGGTACCAGGTCACCTGCCGGGAGCGCACCCGGGCGACCCGGTGCGCCTGCCGAGCCTGCCGATGACTGAGCCGGAAACCCTCGACGTCATTGGCGTACTGGCCGCAGGCCACGTACGTGTCGGGACCCAGGTCCACGCTGGACAAGTCCTCGTCACCAGTGGGCTTGGTGCCGGGGCGACCGATCCAGCCCAGGACCGTGTCGTCGGAGCCCACGACAGTGAGCACCTGCCAGCCGAACACCGTCGCGATCCGCTTCACCGCGGCTTCCGGCGAACTGCCCCAGGCGATGAGGGCGAGGTGCCGTCCCCGCAGCTGGTAGCCGAGCGACGCCGTCTCGACCGGAAGCCCGGCCAGGATGTCGCGGACCATGGCACGGCGCTTACGGTCGCGCCCCTGAAGGTAGAAGGCGCTGTATTCCTTCTGATAAGCGTCGATGACCGAGGCGGCGACCCGGTCGTTCCAGTCGAAGTGGAACTTGCTGACCCTCCGGAGCACGGCGAGCCGCTCCTCGTCGTCCGGAATCTGCACATTGGCGACCTCCAGGAACACGTCCCAGAGGTACGCCTGAGCCACTCGGGAGGTGTGCAGCAGCGCGTGGAGATCCAGGTTGGCCTGCGCCGCAAGCCGTGCCTCGCGCAGCGTGACATCGGAGGCCTGGAGGGGAGGCTCCCGGTTCTCCGTGAGCCCGTCGAGAATGCTTCGAAGGGACGAAACGATCGTCTCGGCCTCAGAAGCCGCAATGCGCGGGTCGTCGTGTGCGTAGTACTCCGGCACCTCTTCCCTCAGACGGTGCTGGATCGCGTCAGCCACGGCAGGAAGACGCTCCCTTATGGCATCAGCCAGGTTACGCAGGTTGTCTTCCAGGGCCACTCCCGAAGCGTAGGCTCGTCGTCCTCATGCCGTCCACCGGTGCATTCGGCGAATCGTGCGCTCGGCGCAGTCAGTCGCAGAGCACCCAGAATTCCTTGAACTTGGTCTTGAAGGTCCAGGTGGAGAGATGCCCCTTGGGCAGAAAGGCGCAGTCCCCCGGCCCCACTTCGACGGCACTCCCGTCGTCCAGGACAATGCGCGCTTCTCCCTCAATGACATAGATGAACTCGTTGTATTCGAGCGTGTACTCCGTGACAGCCGGGTCACACTCGAAGAATCCGGTGCCTCGGGCGCCGTCGCTGTAGTCCTCGAACAAAGTGAATCCACGGCCGGCGGGATCTCCGGACCGGATCGTCACGCCCTCCGGTTGCCAGGTCTCCAAGGGTGTGGTCGCCTGCGCCGACATCGCACTGGGCTTCGACATGAACGGCTGCTCCATTCGCCGGACGGAAGATGCCGCCCGGCGAAGGAATCCGGGCGTCATTCGTCAGCATCGCTCATGACCGTTGGGGCCCGGATCTGCGGATTCCCCCAAAGTTCAAGATGCGATTTATGAGGTTCAGTAAAGATGCCGCATCGACGGTACGTCAGGGTGCGGTCGCGGACCACGGGAGCGTCGTTCAGGGCATCTCGCCGAACACCTCCCCGGAGCTGCCTGGCACCGGCAGGCTGAAGGGACCTACGCGCCCTGCTCCCAAACACCGGGGGTCACCCTGACCGACGAGGACGGCCGGCTGATGCGGACACTGATCGGCGGGGCCGCACCTCCCGCGCCACACCGTCCTGGCCGGGTCCCTGGCGACGGCGTTTATGACGCCCGTACGCCGCGCATCGGCGAACCTGTTGGGAACCACGGCGACTGCAGAGGACCCTTCCGGGGCCCTGCTGCGACGGCAACCATGACACGCGGAATGCGGGTGCTCGCTGGCTGCCAGGGCAGCCGTATCCGCTTGCTCGCGGGGGTGTTGTCCCACGCCGGGGTGCTCGCAGGGGCGTAGACCTCAGACCGCCGCCCGCTCCTGACCTCCCTGCGATACCGGATCCGGCGCCGTCTCCCGGGAGAACTCCAGCTCACGGCGCAGCATCCGGAACCACATGAAGACCACGAAGCCCGCGAAGACGAACCACTCACCGGTGTAGCCGAGATTCTGGAACGCCTTCAGGTCCAGGCCTGTGTTGGCCGGGGCGGTCGCGGGCACTGCTTTCATCCCCGAGTCGGCCTTGTCGAGGGTGATCCAGGCGTCGTACAGCTTGTACGGCACGAGGTTCACCAGCGAGGCGGAGCTGATCGCCGGCGTCTGCCCGGCAGGCAGCCCGCTCTGGGCGCTGACCCCGTTGTCCCCCGGGGTCTCGGGTGCCTCCAGCACGCCAGTGACGGTGACCTCACCAGCGGGCGGGACGGGTGCCTTCGCCGCATCAGCCTTCCCTGGCAGCCAGCCCCGGACCACGGGAAGAGCCTTGCCGGAGCCGGTGCGCAGCAGGGAGAGCACGTAAAAGCCGTGCTTGCCGTCCAGTTCCCGGCCCGGCACGAGAAACTGCTTGCCGTACGTGCCGCTCGCGGTGACCCGGCGGCGTCCCGCTGTACTCCTGTCGACGGGCAGCATGCCGTCCAGCGGGCGTGCCGTCTCGTGCCTGTCGGAGGCGGCTTGTTCGGCCGCGACGCGACTGTCGTGCACCCGCCCCTCGAAGCGGCTCAACTGCCACGACCCCATGAAGACGCAGAACGGGACGGCGAGCAGCACGAAGACGTTGATACCCCACCAGCGGGGTGTCAGCAGAAACCGGTACACGCCTTGACAGTACGGCGTCCGGTGCCGGGGCATGTCCGCGGGGTACGTCCGTCGTCTGGCTTCCGGGCCCTTGGTGGCCTCGGTGAGTACATGAGCGGGATGCGCGGCTGGTCCGCGGGAAGCGATGGGGTTCGTCACGCGCTCGAAGTTCCCGAGCCGGGCGATGACGGACGCGGCGCGCCCGAACGGCAAGAACGAGCGCCCATCAGGAAGCCGGCCTGGCCCTCGCCGACCTCTACCGTCAGCGTGGTGAGGAACGCGCGTGCCTGACCGCAGGAGCAGCGGGCGGACTGGCCGCCACTCCCGTGTTCCCTTACAGGTAAACGGCGTGATCCGCGTCAGTTCCTCCAGTGCACCGCCGCCGGAAGGCCCAGGACTCTGGTGCGCGGCGTCGGGGATCAGAGCGCGGGCACTCCGCCAGGTGCGTCCACGGCCGGCCAGCGACGATCCCGTAGAACCGGGAACTGCGAACGGACCGTGTCGACCACATCGGCGTCGACTTCGCAGAACGTGAGCCCCTCCTCGGTTCCCGCCTCGGCGAGGACCCTACCCCAGGGATCGACGACGCGGCTGTGACCGCCCAGCACGACCCCTCCTTCCTGAATTCCCACCGCATTGCAGGCGATCACCAGGACCTGCTCCTCCACCGCCCGGCAGGTCGTGAACAGCTGCCAGTGTTCGCGGCGGGCCGCAGGCCAGGCAGCGGGCACCACGACCGTCTTCGCCCCTAGATCGACGAGCCCTCGCCACAGTTCCGGGAAGCGCAGGTCGTAGCACGTCGTGGCGCCCAGCGGGCCGAACGGCGTGGGGGCCACCTCGAGCGCATCGCCCGGGGTGAGCAGCTCGGCCTCGCGAGAGGCGTAGCCGAAGACGTGCACCTTGCGGTAGGTGTGGGTGATCGTCCCGTCCGGGGCGACGAGCACAGCCGTGTTGTACAGGCTTCCGTCAGGGCCGCGCTCCACGATGCTGCCCACATGCACGTGGGCGCCCAGGTCCCGAGCCCATCTGCGACCGGCAGCGACGGTTGGACCTTCCAGGGACTCGGCGCGTTCCTCGTAGGACTCGAAGGCGAAGTAGCCGGCGGCCCACAGTTCCGGGAGGACGACCAGGTCCGCGCCGCGGGCCTCGGCGACCATCCGGCCGACCCGTGTGCGCCGGTCATCCGGCGACTCCTCCGCGGGGCTGGCTACTTGCAGCAGAGCGATTCTCATACGGGTCCTTCCGACTCGTCTCAGACAACCCGACCCGACGGGTCGGACAGGTGAAGGGCAGCCGGCGTGCTCGAAGGATGCGCAGCAGCTGCACGGGCCGCCCGCTCGACATCGCCACAGCGTCTAGCGATCCCTGGCTTCTTGCTCAGGCTGCTTGCGCGACTGCCTTGTCGAACGCGGTGGGATCGAAGTAGACGTGCTCGGAGACGACCCTGCCGTCCATGACCGTGTCCACGAGCGTGGCGTACCACCTGACTGGGACGCCGCCCTCCGGCGCGCCGGGTCCGACGTACCGGGCCCTGCACAACAGCTCCCCGACGACGTTGGTGCTGGTCGCGACCAGTGTCACGAACTCCACCTCGACCTGACCATCGGCGAACAGGGCGTTGTAACGCTTCACGTGCTCTCGGAAGGCCGCCTTGCCTCGCACCGGCTCGTCCGGGAACGGCATGTCCGTATAGACCATGTCATCCGCGAAGCAGTCGATCAGGTCGTCGAGGTCGGTGCGCGCCCATGCGGAGATCAGGCGCCGGAAGAGGGCCTCGTTGTCGCGCGCACGCTGCAGTGTCTGCTCGGCGTCCATCTCGGCCCGCGCTTTCCCGGACGGTCGTAGCTGCCCTGCTTGCTCCGCCAGAAACGCGTCGATATCGCGTGGCGGACGACCGGTCACCCGCTCGACCTCACCCGTGACGGTGGCCGTCTCCCCTGCGATGATGCTCTCGGCGATTCGGGTCATGTAGGCGACGAAACCTTCGTCGAGCCCGTCGGCGCGCATGCGCGTCTCGGCCTCACGGAGGCTCTCCTCGACACCCGTGACGGGGCTGTCGGCGACCGCGGTGATGCGCTCGGCGAGCTGGTCCAGGGTCAGTGCGTCCGGACCGGTGAGGTCGAGCGCCTGACCAGCCGCCCCGCCGTTGACGAGCACCTCCGCCGCGACCTCCGCGATGTCGCGGGCGTCGATCCACGCGGTGGCAGAGCCACCGGTGGTCATGACGATGATCCGGTCGTCGCGGACCATGGGGCCGAAGAAGTACTCATCGACGATGTCCTGCATGAACCAGCTCGGGCGCAGGATCGTCCACTCCAAGTCGCTGGACTCCACCGCCAGCTCCATCTGCCGCTCGGTGACGTCGCCGGGCCGGGTCTGGGCCGCGCACTCGGAGAGGAACACGAGGCGGGTGGCGCGGACGGCCTTCACGGCGTCCAGGAACCTGCCCACCACCTTGACGACATCCGCGGACTCGGGCTTCACGAGGTACACACCGTCGACGCCGTCGAGCGCGGGGCCCCACGTCGACTCGTCATGCCAGTCGAACCGCTCGGTATCGGCCCCCGTCACGTCGAGTTGCTCAGGGTTGCGCGAGGCGGCCCGTACCGTGGCGCCTCGGGACACCAGGCCTGCTACGACGTGTCGCCCAGTCTTGCCACTGGCGCCGATGACCAGGATTCGGCTCACGGTAAGTCCTTAGGTCTAATGCACATGACCACACGTCTTGGTGGCGAGTGCCCTGAGTCTGCTTGGCAGTCCGGCCGCCCGGCGGCCGGACTGCCCCCGCTGAACGATGCCGTATCTCAAGGCCGGGTGGGTTGTGCGATACCGCAGAGGGATCAGCCGACTTTACGCATCCGCACAAATCGGGTCCCGAGCCGGTCGCTACCGGTCTGCTGTGGAGAAGGCTCATCTAGCCGAGCACCGGGGCTGTTGGTATCGAAAAGCCCACCGGCGCTTGACTCGACGGTGCGGTGATCTGCGGCATCACAGCGATCGTGAACCTCTGCCCGCCTCGCGCGCCAAGGCCTTGTGTCCCCGCACGAAGAACGCCGGACCGTTTGGCTCCTCGGCGCATTGAGCTGACTGGAGGCTGCGGCGATTCTGTGACCACCGTCAACCGACCCTGCGGAGCGACGATCACAAGTGCAGCACAGAGCTTCGGTTGGCTGAGCCCCGCCTCCGCTGAGCAGGACTCCTGGTCGTCCCCCGACGGCCTTGCCTGGAGGCGGCCCGGCGGCGTCGGACAGCCGTGGCCCGACGAGCGAGAGAGAAGACTTCTTATGCACGACTACAGCCCTTCCCTCACAGATCTGACCCTCTGGCACGATGAGGCGGGAGGTGACTGGGGCCCCAAGGAGGTCCTGGACCGTGACCACCACGTCGATGTGGCGATCGTCGGCGGCGGATACACCGGGCTGTGGACGGCCTACTACCTCGCCAAGACCGACCCCTCGCTCCGTATCGCGGTGCTGGAAAGCCACTTCGTCGGTTTCGGAGCCTCGGGCCGCAACGGCGGATGGTGCTCCGCCATTTTCCCCGCCAGCCTGCGGAAGGTCGCGGGCGTCAGTTCCCGTGACGCGGCCGTCCGTATGCAGCGGACCATGAACGACACTGTGCGAGAGATCCAGGACGTCGTCGTCGCGGAAGGCATCGACTGCGACTTCCAGTCCGGCGGCTATCTGGGCGTGGCGAGGAACCCGGCCCAGTGGGTGCGGGCGCAACGGGAGGTGGCCGGCTGGCGGGACTGGGGCTTCGGAAGCGATCACATGCGGCTCCTGGAGACCGAGGAGTTGGTGGACCGGGTGCGCATGTCCGATGCCCTCGGTGCAACCTTCACACCACACTGTGCGGCGTTGCAGCCGGCCAAGCTGGCCCGCGGGCTGGCCGACACCGTCCGAGCAGCCGGGGTGCGAATCTACGAAGACACCCACGTGCGCAGAATCGCCCCCCGCACGCTCGACACCAACCGTGGCCGGATCACGGCCGATGTCGTCGTCCGTGCCACGGAGGGGTACACCGCCCAACTCCCGGGCGCGCGGCGCGACGTGGTGCCGATGTATTCCTTGATGGTGGCGACAGAGCCCCTGCCGGACGCTGTCTGGGAGGAGATCGGATTGCATGATCGCGCCACCTTCAGCGACAAGCGCCACCTGCGCATCTACGGGCAGCGCACGGCGGACGGTCGTCTCGCCTTCGGTGGGCGCGGCGCTCCCTACCACTTCGCCTCACGGGTGGAAAGCACTTTCGACAATGATCCCGCCGTCCACGCCATGCTCCGTCACATTCTGGTGGAGCTGTTCCCAGCAGTCCGTGGGGTGCGGTTCACCCATGCCTGGGGCGGCAACCTCGGAATCCCCCGGGACTGGGTCCCCTCTGTGACGTACGACCGCCGCACAGGGCTCGCTCAGGCGAGCGGATACGTCGGGGACGGAGTCGCCACCGCGAATCTCGCCGGCCGTACGCTGGCCGCCGAGATCCTCGACCTGGACAGTGACATCCGGTCACTTCCCTGGGTCGGCCATCGCTCACCGAAGTGGGAACCGGAACCCCTGCGCTGGCTGGGAGTGAACGCCGGTACACTGGCCTTCACCGTGGCCGACCGCACGGAACAGCGTTCGGGCCGCCCCTCCCGCCTCGCCACAAACTTCTGGCGAGTGCTGGGCCACTGAGTTCAGCGTGCGCGGACACGGTCACGGACCTGCCCGACCAGCTGGCCTCAGGCCGCTCACGCCGACGGCGCGGATGGCCCGGCCTCCAGCCTGAACACCCACAGGGATACGTCGGCAGCGGTCCCCTCCTCCGCATGAGAATCCAGGTGCCTGATGAGCATCACGATCAAGGAGCTGGTTGCACTTCCCTCTCTCCGGACCCGTTTCCTGGCCGGGCGCTCCGGAGAGGACCGGGCGGTGCAGTGGGCGCACACGTGCGAGCTACCCGATCCGTGGAACTGGCTGGGAACCGGGGACCTGCTGCTGTGCGACGGGTACAGCTTTCCTGCTGAGGCCAAGCAGCAGGTGCGATTCCTGGAGAACTTGGCGCAGGCAGCCCTTTCCGGCATTGCGTTCGCGGAGGGCCTGCACGCGCCCGCTCTCGCGCCCGAAGCAGCGGCCGCGGCGGACGCCCTGGAGTTCCCCGTGCTGGAGACGGCGTACGCGGTCCCGTTCGTCACTGTCGCCCGAACAGTGGCCGACAGCAACAGCCAGGAAGCCAGCACACGGCTCACCAAGATCATTCGCCTCTACGACGTCCTGCGCCGGGCGCACCAGTCCAATTTCCGCGGCGACACTCTGCTCGACCAACTCGGCGACGAAGCCGGCGCCCGACTGTACGTCGTCGGCGTCAGCACCGGGGAACCCCTTCTGCCGACCAGGCACCCGTTCCCCGCACCATTTCGCCAGGCACTGATCGAAACGGTCAAGGCGCGGGGCGGGCCATTGCCGACCTTCCTGCGCCTGGCCATCGCCGACGAGTCCCTCCTGACGCTTCCCCTGGCAGCAGGCCATCGCGCCGTGCTCGTCGTCCAGCCACTGGCACCCGGTGCTGCGCCTGACCTGGTGGTACTGCAGCACGTCGCCACCATCGCCGACATGGAGGTGGAGCGTCGAGCGGCGTCCGCGCTCCGGCGCAGGGAGAGCGGCGCACGCCTGCTGGGACAGTTGGTGGACGGCGCCATCGATCTGGAGGCTGCCGAGACCCGCCTGTCCGCGATGGGTCTGGAAAACCGGCCCTGGCGGTTGGTTTGCATCGGCGGTGACACCTCAGTCACCGTGGAAGACGTCCAGGCTTGGCTCAGTGCCAAGAGAATCCGTCATCTCGTGGCGGAGCGCCGCGATGAACTGCTGATTCTGCTGCCGGACGCACAGCCTGCCGAGGAACTCT belongs to Streptomyces graminofaciens and includes:
- a CDS encoding (2Fe-2S)-binding protein; translated protein: MSRHIEVEVNGQRYARSVEPRLLLSDFIRHDLRLTGTHVGCEHGVCGACTVLLDGEPVRACLMLAVQADGHSVRTVEDLAEDGELNPLQEAFRACHGLQCGFCTPGFLMTLQPVVDAGVKLTDDEVREVISGNLCRCTGYQQIVEAAQLALAGESAGADGEADPSPYPSGGKG
- a CDS encoding PucR family transcriptional regulator translates to MADAIQHRLREEVPEYYAHDDPRIAASEAETIVSSLRSILDGLTENREPPLQASDVTLREARLAAQANLDLHALLHTSRVAQAYLWDVFLEVANVQIPDDEERLAVLRRVSKFHFDWNDRVAASVIDAYQKEYSAFYLQGRDRKRRAMVRDILAGLPVETASLGYQLRGRHLALIAWGSSPEAAVKRIATVFGWQVLTVVGSDDTVLGWIGRPGTKPTGDEDLSSVDLGPDTYVACGQYANDVEGFRLSHRQARQAHRVARVRSRQVTWYHDVALEALVLRDLTAARDFVFQELGPLHATGERARVLRTTLRAYFASGQNAASTATVIGVHERTVAYRLRSIEKWLGVSVSARRDELSVALRLFELLESQSDTDPEAPAEAPLLGPLL
- a CDS encoding FAD binding domain-containing protein, whose protein sequence is MRIAVVGGSLAGLHAAALLREADFEVDVYERSPAPLSGLGTGIVVQPELVRYLLERTPTTLEQISVSSDVMRYRRADSGVLQGEVPADWRFTSYNSLYQGLLSSFGRERYHCGRTLIGLDQNADRAELRFASGERVEADLVVCADGGFSTARQRLLGLQPEYAGYVTWRGVADRDKVSDETWAYFDEAFTYGLLDDGHLIAYPIPVTGADGSVTRGLNFQWYWNVDEGPALDELMTDVNGIRRPVSVHHAGLRSEVLAEFRQRAKEELIDPFAELVHAAAEPFVTVIADGDVPTMRVGRFVLIGDAAITPRPHAAAGAAKAAGDAWDLAAALTRSAADPWAGLSEWEERRLVVGRAYLEKVRRMGGVLQNGDLFAPGDPANRFGLADTGRP
- a CDS encoding Dabb family protein — translated: MIRHVFMWQVADGNDPEEVVALLNTLKGLPSLRSWELGKHTGDPGDNGTPWDGVLINDFDDWQGLEDYSVDPLHAEVVDKLLPKLAERAVVDFEKESAA
- a CDS encoding cyclase family protein yields the protein MTTTPSPSRAGIRVASSPWGPDDQLGALNLLSPLAQAEVLARADGRHVYDLSVDYFVGMPSFQAAGDPAYQIYMSHTPAGTAVDNLNGVGEETNRHVCYSGDVVFMYTHTGTHIDALNHFGVDGKIYNGFTPDEHLGSRHWTKGGAEQIPPIITRAVLFDVAGLKGVECLPPSYAITVDDLRACLDSAGTELKQGEVALIRTGRMAYWPDKTKVLGNPPGLGLEAARWLTAQGIAAVGADQECIEVGPSEHEDNWLPGHCHFLAEAGVPMIELLNLEELSRDGHTELCLIAAPIRLRGASGAPLRPLALPLRPVSTADGGTS
- a CDS encoding FAD binding domain-containing protein; its protein translation is MKPPPFAYESPESLDSALAVLADAGDDAKPLAGGQSLIPLLNLRFASPAMLVDLNRLVDLEYVRVDGDTLRIGALTRHSTVEHSPDVAEHHPLLAQAMRFVAHPQVRNRGTIGGTVAHADPAAEVPLVMLLSDARFTACSIRGEREIAARDFFLSIYTTTLEPDEIITEVSLPITPRRHDRARASSFREFARRHGDYAIGGAAAIVELDADGVCTDVRIGLLGAGGTPVEAGAGARAALVGSPVTAESVRAAAHEATADISPPPTLHGDVGYRTTVIAEMAMRALRGATNTAKEALA
- a CDS encoding SURF1 family protein; translation: MYRFLLTPRWWGINVFVLLAVPFCVFMGSWQLSRFEGRVHDSRVAAEQAASDRHETARPLDGMLPVDRSTAGRRRVTASGTYGKQFLVPGRELDGKHGFYVLSLLRTGSGKALPVVRGWLPGKADAAKAPVPPAGEVTVTGVLEAPETPGDNGVSAQSGLPAGQTPAISSASLVNLVPYKLYDAWITLDKADSGMKAVPATAPANTGLDLKAFQNLGYTGEWFVFAGFVVFMWFRMLRRELEFSRETAPDPVSQGGQERAAV
- a CDS encoding carbon-nitrogen family hydrolase; this translates as MRIALLQVASPAEESPDDRRTRVGRMVAEARGADLVVLPELWAAGYFAFESYEERAESLEGPTVAAGRRWARDLGAHVHVGSIVERGPDGSLYNTAVLVAPDGTITHTYRKVHVFGYASREAELLTPGDALEVAPTPFGPLGATTCYDLRFPELWRGLVDLGAKTVVVPAAWPAARREHWQLFTTCRAVEEQVLVIACNAVGIQEGGVVLGGHSRVVDPWGRVLAEAGTEEGLTFCEVDADVVDTVRSQFPVLRDRRWPAVDAPGGVPAL
- a CDS encoding cupin domain-containing protein, translating into MEQPFMSKPSAMSAQATTPLETWQPEGVTIRSGDPAGRGFTLFEDYSDGARGTGFFECDPAVTEYTLEYNEFIYVIEGEARIVLDDGSAVEVGPGDCAFLPKGHLSTWTFKTKFKEFWVLCD